The Mesotoga sp. Brook.08.105.5.1 DNA segment ACTAGCAGAAGGAAACACGAGTCCTTCGATCGAGCGTTCAGTACTTTTGCGGATGGGGCTGGACAGTTTTCAGGCCGGGGCTATCGTCGCTAAGGCCGTTGAATTCGGTCTCCTTGGCAAGGGTGCCGGGAATCTTGTCCTTTCATACGCCAAGAAGACATCACAACCTTTAGAGAAAGCTGTGGAAGATCTTGCAACAGGAAAGGGCTGGGAAGAACTTGTCACCTTCTTCAGAGGAGGTGGGGAAAGTGCTGCCCGTTAACGAAAAGCTGAAGGTCGAGGAGATTCTTAAGGATCTGCAGCATTATGCTCCGAGAAGAAAGGGCTGGACATGGAGAAAGAAACTGCCCAAAGGAACGAGAGTCGATGGTTTCCAATATGATCAGATTTCCGAACCGTTGAAGAACAGCATAGGACTACCGGCCTCGCACTATTTTGAGAACATTGATCCGCAACCCGATCCGGTCATTACCTCCGAGATTGCCTCCGGCAGATTTGAAGATGACATCAGAAGAATGAGAATGGCTGCCTGGCATGGTGCCGACCATATCATGGTTATAAGGACACTAGGCCAGAGTCATATTGACGGTCTGATCGAAGGAACACCCGAAGGGATAGGAGGCATTCCTATCACACGAAAACAGCTTAGAGCTACTCGAAAAGCTTTGGACGCCATTGAAGAAGAAGTTGCAAGACCGATAAACTTCCATTCTTATATTAGTGGAGTGGCAGGACCTGAAATCGCTGTTCTCTTCGCAGAGGAAGGTGTCAACGGCGCTCATCAGGACCCTCAGTACAACGTTCTTTACAGAGGAATCAATCCTGTGAGATCCTTTGTCGATGCGGCAGCTGCCAAGAAAATCATGGCAAGCGTTGATATGCTTCAAATAGATGGCGCCCACAACGCGAATGCCTCTGCCAAGAGAGCATGGAAAGTCATGCCCGAACTCCTCGTACAGCATGCAATTAACTGCGCTTTCTCTGTAAAGGTGGGGATGAAGAAAGATTTGATCGCTCTCTCAACGGTTCCCCCTGTTGTCTCTCCCGCCCCGGAGTTCAAACTCAACTTTATCTACGCAATAACTCTGAGAGAACTATTCAAAGATTACAGATTTAGGGCTCAGATGAATACCAGATACATCGAATCAGACTTGATGGATGCAACAAGAATTCATGTCCTAGACACTCTGGTTTCGAGACTAACCAAAGCAGACATCCAGTCCACCATAACTCCCGATGAAGGTCGAAATGTTCCGTGGCATGTCAACTCCATAAGGGGCATCGAAACCGCAAAACATGCTCTCTTGGCTCTGGATGGAATCAAAGACCTACTCCAGATCAACGAAGAGGTTGTGAGGCCAAAGATTAGAGAGCTGAAGATGCGCGCCATCCTAATGATGGAAGAGATACTGGAAGCAGGCGGATACTTTGAAGCTGCCGAGAGGGGCTTTTTTGTTGATAACGGACAGTACCCCGAGCGCAATGGCGACGGCATTGCGAGACCGAAAGACGGTGGGATCGGTGCCGGCACCGTTGTTCCTAGGGATGCTGAATACTTTGCCCCCGTATGTGAGCACTTCGGATACAACAATCTCCCTGAGGGAATCAAATCGCCCGATGAACTCATAGGTGGTTGCACCCTGCATGACAGATCAAAGATAAAGTACATAGACGAACTCGATGAATCCGATAACGTTAATCTTAGAATCGCTCAGCAACTGGAAGACAGGGAGAAAGGTCTGATATCTCCCGAGGTTGAATGGTGGGGCGACGGTTGGGTTCAGCTAGATTTGACCATCCCCGATGACCCCGATCATGCCGAGGCCGCAGCTCTTGAGATTGCGAAGAGGATGGGCTTTGTAGAAGCAGCAGTCATAAGCAAGACCATCCTCCATCCGATTGAGGGGACTTATCTTGAGCTAAAAGCAAAGGTCCCGTTCAAGATAGAGAGAGACTCACTAAAACTACCTGAGAAGCCTGATCTATTAACCGAAGAAGAGATCGTTTCCTTCGTCGAAGGACATCCAATGAGGGTGGTGGCCGGGACGGTCGGCAACGACGAACATTCGGTTGGAATAAGGGAGATCCTAGATATTAAGCACGGAGGAATTGAGAAGTTCGGCTTCAAGTACACCTACCTCGGTACAAGTGTTCCTCCGGAGAAGTTCATTGATGCGGCCATAGAAACCGGTGCCGAAGCAGTTCTTATCTCCACGATTATCACTCACAACGAAGTCCACGTAAGCAATTTGACGAAGATTTCTCAGCTCGCTATAGAAAAGGGCGTACGAGACAGATTGATCTTCATTTCGGGTGGAACCCAGATTACAAATGATCTGGCCGTTTCCTGTGGAATGGATGCCGGATTCGGACGCGGAACAAAAGGCATTCACGTAGCATCCTTCCTTGTGAAGAAGAAAAGAGAGCTCCTGAGATAGCTTCTGGTTAACAAGAAGGCGGCACTTGCCGCCTTCTTTGCGTTATACTTGAACAGATGAGTGAGCAAATCGAATTACTAGTAAACAAGACTATAGACGAAATAAGAGATCTCACTGAAAGCGGCAGGCTTACAGTTGCGTTTTCAGGGGGTTTGGATTCTACTCTTGTGGCTGTGCTGGCTTCGAGGGCTCTTGGACGGGAAAGGGTGAAGCTTGTAAACGTATGTTTTGGACCATATTCATATAGCAGAGGTCTTGAAATAGTAGCTTCCCTTGCAGACAAAATGAGGCTCAGACTGGAATTCACGCCGGGATACGAAGCTCAAGAAAGGGTCTGGAAGGACGGTCCTTCGTGCAATAGATGCACTAGACTTGCGAAGCTACCGGCGATAAGATCCGGAGTTTTGGGTCTTGTAGCGACGGGTGCCAACCAATCAGACACCTGGGGAAAGACAGGGATCGTCATCAAGGATGGATTCTACGCTCCCTTGAGGAAATGGACAAAGAAACAGATAGAGAATGCGCTGAGCTACCTTGGTATCGAAGTGCCAAAGATTGGAGAAGCGCCCGTTAGGGAAGGCTGCAAGCTGAAGCATCTCCTGAAGATTATGGCGAACCCGGCTTATCACGGATACTCGGTTGCTATTGCGAATGAAGTTCTACTTGATCAGCTCGAGGATTTCACTCACTCTCTTGCTAACGTAAAAGTGATCGGTCCCCTGTCAAGAAACATCGCTTTAATTAACGTCTGTCCACTTCCCCCAATAGAAATAAGGGAGAGAATCAAGAGCTCACTTCTGGAGATAGACGTGATTGATGAAGTAAGATGGGTA contains these protein-coding regions:
- a CDS encoding ornithine aminomutase subunit alpha; this translates as MSIQRTDDFEKRSLHLQNLSDEDLDSRFWELADKIVEPLIELAEGNTSPSIERSVLLRMGLDSFQAGAIVAKAVEFGLLGKGAGNLVLSYAKKTSQPLEKAVEDLATGKGWEELVTFFRGGGESAAR
- the oraE gene encoding D-ornithine 4,5-aminomutase subunit OraE, whose product is MLPVNEKLKVEEILKDLQHYAPRRKGWTWRKKLPKGTRVDGFQYDQISEPLKNSIGLPASHYFENIDPQPDPVITSEIASGRFEDDIRRMRMAAWHGADHIMVIRTLGQSHIDGLIEGTPEGIGGIPITRKQLRATRKALDAIEEEVARPINFHSYISGVAGPEIAVLFAEEGVNGAHQDPQYNVLYRGINPVRSFVDAAAAKKIMASVDMLQIDGAHNANASAKRAWKVMPELLVQHAINCAFSVKVGMKKDLIALSTVPPVVSPAPEFKLNFIYAITLRELFKDYRFRAQMNTRYIESDLMDATRIHVLDTLVSRLTKADIQSTITPDEGRNVPWHVNSIRGIETAKHALLALDGIKDLLQINEEVVRPKIRELKMRAILMMEEILEAGGYFEAAERGFFVDNGQYPERNGDGIARPKDGGIGAGTVVPRDAEYFAPVCEHFGYNNLPEGIKSPDELIGGCTLHDRSKIKYIDELDESDNVNLRIAQQLEDREKGLISPEVEWWGDGWVQLDLTIPDDPDHAEAAALEIAKRMGFVEAAVISKTILHPIEGTYLELKAKVPFKIERDSLKLPEKPDLLTEEEIVSFVEGHPMRVVAGTVGNDEHSVGIREILDIKHGGIEKFGFKYTYLGTSVPPEKFIDAAIETGAEAVLISTIITHNEVHVSNLTKISQLAIEKGVRDRLIFISGGTQITNDLAVSCGMDAGFGRGTKGIHVASFLVKKKRELLR
- a CDS encoding ExsB family protein, with the protein product MSEQIELLVNKTIDEIRDLTESGRLTVAFSGGLDSTLVAVLASRALGRERVKLVNVCFGPYSYSRGLEIVASLADKMRLRLEFTPGYEAQERVWKDGPSCNRCTRLAKLPAIRSGVLGLVATGANQSDTWGKTGIVIKDGFYAPLRKWTKKQIENALSYLGIEVPKIGEAPVREGCKLKHLLKIMANPAYHGYSVAIANEVLLDQLEDFTHSLANVKVIGPLSRNIALINVCPLPPIEIRERIKSSLLEIDVIDEVRWVEGPSVLKISANPGLYNSREARRWVLNGRLAPEFAFPIEVEWVKSRNNRLETFQVVDCWRLKDDSAHCD